One genomic segment of Panicum virgatum strain AP13 chromosome 2N, P.virgatum_v5, whole genome shotgun sequence includes these proteins:
- the LOC120659512 gene encoding putative disease resistance protein RGA4 isoform X2 → MAEVLATMVVGPLVSMVKDKASSYLLDQYKVMEGMEEQHKLLKRKLPAILDVITDAEEQAAAKREGAKVWLEEVRKVAYQANDVLDGFKYEALRRKAKKEGHYKALGMDVIKLFPSHNRIVFRHKMANKLRMILQEIDVLIAEMNAFRFKFKPGTPEPTNYLRQSNSDIIDPTNIVSRSRDDEKKAVVCTLLAQVGNENLTVLPIVGMGGLGKTTLAQLIYNDPEIRKHFELRLWVCVSDNFDVDSLADRIVKENGCKTKGSSALEKLQNAVSGKRYLLVLDDVWNHDEHKWERLKSYLQHGGRGSSLLTTTRDDKVAQLMGTTEANNLKSLDEIYIKEIIETKAFGSKQVEQRPRELVEMVGDIVKRCSGSPLAATALGSVLRTKTSKQEWEGILNRSMICDEENGILPVLKLSYNCLPSYMRQCFAFCAMFPQDYEIDVQSLIHLWMANGFIPEQPGVCHETIGEKIFNELKSRSFFQDLKSVPFDKRISTSARSTNMYCSRITCKIHDLMHDVAESAMGKECAAITTRPSQSEGALHSTRHLYLSVNRPENHLNASPEKGSPAFQTLICDGYVKEDMKILSKYNSIRALKIDRGSFLRPKYLHHLRYLDLSGSDIEALPEDISILYHLQTLNLSDCRVLQRLPKELKYLTSLRHLYTHKCPKLKSMPAELGHLSCLQTLTCFVVGTDTSCSNVRELQNLDLGGRLELRQLENVARADVVEAAGLGNKKKLTELELVWTDNDQQAQNNNHKEVVLGLKPHDGLKALRIYSCGSSTFPSWMNMLNGMVEFTLCSCEKLEKLPALWQLPVLEILQLEELPSLHCLCSGGTTPVTFPKLRVLTLFKMEKFEAWWDTDVVQGEELIFPKVEELDIFWCGGLTALPKAVPVITESSGGVNTKCRSAFPELRKMMLNDLNMFDRWEAVEGNLGEGVTFPRLEELYISHCASLSALPKGSLLVKQSFGGAETVCPRSAFPALRKLDLDDLSALERWGAAEGTPGEEVTFPVLEKLGIDDCPKLTDLPEAPKLSELGIRGRDQHMSLQAASRYIPSLSILRLDVSPDDAETTLLHVKQKWNHKLPLATMSLENVFQVLVSLRELSIGRCSKLTGRTQASGEQSAPGRDGLLPHLESLFIKDCASLVEVPNLPASLKGLVIYCCSDNVKSIVFGQQEDTRLARGEGVVQLDTSSSIPGSSSREATTSTAVLKLSSAANHRFFPCLEYLNLVYCRGLSEVANLPPSIKTLFIADCGNLQSLSGQLGDIQKLTIHSCSLLESLDSCLGELRSLEELELYDCKSLVSLPDGPQAYSSLRFLGIKHCDGVKSLPPSLQSLLGCLELGILDARYEEPKTRKCAMRSLACLK, encoded by the exons ATGGCGGAGGTACTGGCCACCATGGTGGTCGGGCCGCTGGTGTCCATGGTGAAGGACAAGGCCTCCAGCTACCTCCTGGACCAGTACAAGGTGATGGAGGGAATGGAGGAGCAGCACAAGCTTCTCAAGCGCAAGCTGCCGGCCATCCTGGACGTCATCAccgacgccgaggagcaggcagcaGCGAAGAGAGAAGGGGCGAAAGTTTGGCTCGAGGAGGTCCGCAAGGTTGCCTACCAGGCGAATGATGTCCTAGACGGATTCAAGTACGAGGCGCTGCGCCGCAAAGCCAAGAAGGAGGGGCACTACAAGGCACTCGGCATGGATGTAATAAAGCTCTTCCCTTCTCACAACCGTATTGTTTTCCGTCACAAAATGGCAAACAAGCTCCGTATGATCTTGCAAGAAATTGATGTCCTCATCGCAGAGATGAATGCATTTAGGTTCAAATTCAAACCAGGGACACCAGAGCCCACAAATTATTTGAGGCAGAGTAATTCTGATATCATCGACCCAACAAATATTGTCAGCAGATCGAGAGATGATGAGAAGAAGGCGGTTGTTTGTACATTGCTTGCTCAAGTCGGCAATGAGAATCTCACGGTCCTTCCAATCGTTGGAATGGGGGGATTGGGCAAGACCACCTTGGCACAGCTCATTTACAATGACCCTGAAATCAGGAAGCATTTCGAGTTACGGCTTTGGGTGTGTGTCTCTGATAACTTTGATGTGGATTCCCTCGCTGATAGAATAGTGAAAGAGAATGGTTGTAAAACAAAAGGAAGTTCAGCACTGGAGAAGCTTCAAAACGCAGTGAGTGGGAAGAGGTACCTCCTCGTATTGGATGATGTCTGGAACCATGATGAGCACAAGTGGGAAAGGCTGAAGTCCTACCTTCAACATGGTGGTAGAGGTAGCTCACTGCTAACAACAACCCGTGATGACAAAGTTGCTCAGCTAATGGGTACAACAGAAGCCAACAATCTCAAGAGCTTGGATGAAATCTACATAAAGGAAATTATTGAGACAAAAGCATTCGGTTCAAAACAAGTAGAGCAAAGGCCTCGTGAACTAGTTGAAATGGTTGGTGACATAGTGAAGAGATGTTCTGGCTCTCCTTTGGCTGCCACAGCTTTGGGCTCTGTACTACGTACCAAGACCAGCAAGCAAGAATGGGAAGGTATACTAAATAGAAGCATGATTTGTGATGAGGAAAATGGAATTTTACCAGTACTTAAACTCAGTTACAATTGCTTGCCGTCATATATGCGGCAATGCTTTGCTTTTTGTGCTATGTTTCCACAGGATTATGAGATTGATGTGCAAAGTCTAATCCACCTATGGATGGCCAATGGTTTTATCCCAGAGCAACCAGGAGTGTGTCATGAAACCATTGGAGAAAAAATTTTCAATGAGCTGAAGTCGAGGTCGTTTTTTCAGGATTTGAAAAGCGTCCCATTTGACAAAAGAATTTCTACTTCTGCAAGGAGTACGAACATGTATTGTTCTAGAATTACTTGTAAGATCCACGACCTTATGCATGATGTTGCAGAATCTGCTATGGGAAAAGAATGTGCTGCAATAACTACACGCCCGAGCCAAAGTGAGGGTGCTCTTCATTCAACTCGTCATTTGTATTTATCAGTCAATCGACCAGAAAATCATCTGAATGCTTCCCCAGAGAAAGGATCTCCAGCTTTCCAAACATTGATATGTGATGGATATGTAAAAGAAGATATGAAGATCTTATCAAAATACAACTCTATTAGAGCATTAAAGATCGATCGGGGCTCATTCCTAAGGCCGAAATATCTTCATCACCTGAGGTATCTTGATCTCTCAGGAAGTGATATTGAAGCACTTCCTGAAGACATCAGCATCCTGTATCATCTGCAAACACTCAACCTTTCTGATTGCCGTGTTCTTCAGCGACTTCCAAAGGAACTGAAGTATTTGACTTCCCTCCGTCACCTCTACACTCACAAATGTCCAAAGTTGAAAAGCATGCCCGCAGAGCTCGGACACCTCTCTTGCCTGCAGACACTCACATGCTTTGTTGTAGGTACTGACACCAGTTGCAGTAATGTGAGAGAGCTGCAGAATTTGGACCTTGGTGGTAGACTAGAGCTAAGACAGCTCGAAAATGTCGCAAGAGCAGATGTTGTAGAAGCAGCAGGACTTGGAAATAAGAAAAAACTGACCGAACTGGAGTTAGTATGGACTGATAATGACCAGCAGGCACAGAATAATAATCATAAAGAGGTGGTGCTAGGTCTCAAACCTCATGATGGGCTGAAGGCCCTAAGGATATATTCATGTGGGAGTAGTACTTTTCCATCATGGATGAATATGTTGAATGGCATGGTGGAGTTTACGTTATGTAGTTGCGAAAAGCTCGAGAAGCTTCCTGCACTCTGGCAGTTACCAGTTCTGGAAATTCTTCAGCTGGAAGAATTGCCGAGTTTACATTGTTTGTGCAGCGGTGGTACTACACCTGTCACATTTCCGAAACTGAGGGTGCTTACCTTGTTTAAGATGGAAAAATTTGAGGCATGGTGGGACACAGATGTGGTGCAAGGAGAAGAGCTGATATTTCCCAAGGTTGAGGAGCTGGATATCTTTTGGTGTGGAGGTTTGACTGCATTACCAAAAGCAGTGCCAGTGATTACGGAATCATCTGGCGGAGTTAACACTAAGTGCCGCTCCGCATTTCCAGAACTGAGAAAAATGATGTTAAATGATTTGAATATGTTTGACAGGTGGGAGGCAGTCGAAGGAAATCTAGGAGAAGGGGTAACATTTCCTCGGCTCGAGGAACTGTACATCAGCCATTGTGCAAGCCTCAGTGCACTACCAAAAGGGTCGTTATTGGTTAAACAATCATTTGGCGGAGCTGAAACTGTGTGCCCCCGCTCTGCATTTCCAGCACTAAGGAAACTAGACTTAGATGATTTGTCGGCCCTTGAGAGGTGGGGGGCAGCCGAAGGAACTCCGGGAGAAGAGGTAACATTTCCTGTGCTGGAGAAGTTGGGCATTGATGACTGCCCGAAGCTGACTGATCTACCTGAAGCGCCGAAGCTAAGTGAATTAGGCATACGAGGACGTGATCAACATATGTCCCTACAGGCAGCTAGCAGATACATTCCTTCACTGTCCATTCTGCGTCTGGACGTGTCACCCGATGACGCGGAAACAACATTGCTGCATGTCAAGCAGAAATGGAATCATAAACTCCCCTTGGCAACTATGTCGTTAG AAAACGTGTTCCAGGTCCTGGTATCCCTGAGGGAGTTATCGATTGGGAGATGCAGCAAACTGACAGGACGCACACAAGCTTCTGGCGAGCAATCTGCTCCAGGACGGGATGGACTCCTGCCGCATCTGGAGTCTCTATTCATAAAAGATTGCGCATCTTTGGTAGAGGTCCCCAACCTGCCGGCATCTCTCAAGGGATTAGTGATTTACTGCTGCAGTGATAATGTCAAGTCCATCGTATTCGGTCAGCAGGAGGACACAAGGTTGGCGAGGGGAGAAGGTGTTGTACAGCTGGacacatcatcatcaattccagGGTCCAGCAGTCGTGAGGCCACAACGTCTACAGCTGTACTGAAGCTGTCATCAGCAGCCAACCATCGCTTCTTTCCATGCCTAGAATATCTGAACCTTGTGTACTGCCGTGGTTTGTCTGAGGTTGCCAATCTTCCTCCGTCTATCAAGACCTTGTTCATTGCTGACTGCGGCAATCTTCAATCCTTATCAGGACAGCTAGGTGACATCCAAAAATTAACTATTCACTCATGCAGTCTGTTGGAATCACTGGATTCTTGCTTAGGAGAGCTCCGGTCGCTGGAAGAACTCGAGCTTTATGATTGCAAAAGCCTGGTATCCTTACCGGATGGGCCTCAAGCATACTCATCCCTTAGATTTCTTGGGATTAAACATTGTGATGGTGTGAAGTCGCTCCCGCCGAGCCTACAGAGCCTCTTGGGTTGCCTCGAGCTGGGAATTCTAGATGCCCGTTATGAAG AACCGAAGACCCGGAAATGTGCAATGAGGAGCCTGGCGTGCTTGAAATAG
- the LOC120659512 gene encoding putative disease resistance protein RGA4 isoform X1, protein MAEVLATMVVGPLVSMVKDKASSYLLDQYKVMEGMEEQHKLLKRKLPAILDVITDAEEQAAAKREGAKVWLEEVRKVAYQANDVLDGFKYEALRRKAKKEGHYKALGMDVIKLFPSHNRIVFRHKMANKLRMILQEIDVLIAEMNAFRFKFKPGTPEPTNYLRQSNSDIIDPTNIVSRSRDDEKKAVVCTLLAQVGNENLTVLPIVGMGGLGKTTLAQLIYNDPEIRKHFELRLWVCVSDNFDVDSLADRIVKENGCKTKGSSALEKLQNAVSGKRYLLVLDDVWNHDEHKWERLKSYLQHGGRGSSLLTTTRDDKVAQLMGTTEANNLKSLDEIYIKEIIETKAFGSKQVEQRPRELVEMVGDIVKRCSGSPLAATALGSVLRTKTSKQEWEGILNRSMICDEENGILPVLKLSYNCLPSYMRQCFAFCAMFPQDYEIDVQSLIHLWMANGFIPEQPGVCHETIGEKIFNELKSRSFFQDLKSVPFDKRISTSARSTNMYCSRITCKIHDLMHDVAESAMGKECAAITTRPSQSEGALHSTRHLYLSVNRPENHLNASPEKGSPAFQTLICDGYVKEDMKILSKYNSIRALKIDRGSFLRPKYLHHLRYLDLSGSDIEALPEDISILYHLQTLNLSDCRVLQRLPKELKYLTSLRHLYTHKCPKLKSMPAELGHLSCLQTLTCFVVGTDTSCSNVRELQNLDLGGRLELRQLENVARADVVEAAGLGNKKKLTELELVWTDNDQQAQNNNHKEVVLGLKPHDGLKALRIYSCGSSTFPSWMNMLNGMVEFTLCSCEKLEKLPALWQLPVLEILQLEELPSLHCLCSGGTTPVTFPKLRVLTLFKMEKFEAWWDTDVVQGEELIFPKVEELDIFWCGGLTALPKAVPVITESSGGVNTKCRSAFPELRKMMLNDLNMFDRWEAVEGNLGEGVTFPRLEELYISHCASLSALPKGSLLVKQSFGGAETVCPRSAFPALRKLDLDDLSALERWGAAEGTPGEEVTFPVLEKLGIDDCPKLTDLPEAPKLSELGIRGRDQHMSLQAASRYIPSLSILRLDVSPDDAETTLLHVKQKWNHKLPLATMSLGRCDLLFSSHSIWASFARLVDLTIWDCDALVYWPENVFQVLVSLRELSIGRCSKLTGRTQASGEQSAPGRDGLLPHLESLFIKDCASLVEVPNLPASLKGLVIYCCSDNVKSIVFGQQEDTRLARGEGVVQLDTSSSIPGSSSREATTSTAVLKLSSAANHRFFPCLEYLNLVYCRGLSEVANLPPSIKTLFIADCGNLQSLSGQLGDIQKLTIHSCSLLESLDSCLGELRSLEELELYDCKSLVSLPDGPQAYSSLRFLGIKHCDGVKSLPPSLQSLLGCLELGILDARYEEPKTRKCAMRSLACLK, encoded by the exons ATGGCGGAGGTACTGGCCACCATGGTGGTCGGGCCGCTGGTGTCCATGGTGAAGGACAAGGCCTCCAGCTACCTCCTGGACCAGTACAAGGTGATGGAGGGAATGGAGGAGCAGCACAAGCTTCTCAAGCGCAAGCTGCCGGCCATCCTGGACGTCATCAccgacgccgaggagcaggcagcaGCGAAGAGAGAAGGGGCGAAAGTTTGGCTCGAGGAGGTCCGCAAGGTTGCCTACCAGGCGAATGATGTCCTAGACGGATTCAAGTACGAGGCGCTGCGCCGCAAAGCCAAGAAGGAGGGGCACTACAAGGCACTCGGCATGGATGTAATAAAGCTCTTCCCTTCTCACAACCGTATTGTTTTCCGTCACAAAATGGCAAACAAGCTCCGTATGATCTTGCAAGAAATTGATGTCCTCATCGCAGAGATGAATGCATTTAGGTTCAAATTCAAACCAGGGACACCAGAGCCCACAAATTATTTGAGGCAGAGTAATTCTGATATCATCGACCCAACAAATATTGTCAGCAGATCGAGAGATGATGAGAAGAAGGCGGTTGTTTGTACATTGCTTGCTCAAGTCGGCAATGAGAATCTCACGGTCCTTCCAATCGTTGGAATGGGGGGATTGGGCAAGACCACCTTGGCACAGCTCATTTACAATGACCCTGAAATCAGGAAGCATTTCGAGTTACGGCTTTGGGTGTGTGTCTCTGATAACTTTGATGTGGATTCCCTCGCTGATAGAATAGTGAAAGAGAATGGTTGTAAAACAAAAGGAAGTTCAGCACTGGAGAAGCTTCAAAACGCAGTGAGTGGGAAGAGGTACCTCCTCGTATTGGATGATGTCTGGAACCATGATGAGCACAAGTGGGAAAGGCTGAAGTCCTACCTTCAACATGGTGGTAGAGGTAGCTCACTGCTAACAACAACCCGTGATGACAAAGTTGCTCAGCTAATGGGTACAACAGAAGCCAACAATCTCAAGAGCTTGGATGAAATCTACATAAAGGAAATTATTGAGACAAAAGCATTCGGTTCAAAACAAGTAGAGCAAAGGCCTCGTGAACTAGTTGAAATGGTTGGTGACATAGTGAAGAGATGTTCTGGCTCTCCTTTGGCTGCCACAGCTTTGGGCTCTGTACTACGTACCAAGACCAGCAAGCAAGAATGGGAAGGTATACTAAATAGAAGCATGATTTGTGATGAGGAAAATGGAATTTTACCAGTACTTAAACTCAGTTACAATTGCTTGCCGTCATATATGCGGCAATGCTTTGCTTTTTGTGCTATGTTTCCACAGGATTATGAGATTGATGTGCAAAGTCTAATCCACCTATGGATGGCCAATGGTTTTATCCCAGAGCAACCAGGAGTGTGTCATGAAACCATTGGAGAAAAAATTTTCAATGAGCTGAAGTCGAGGTCGTTTTTTCAGGATTTGAAAAGCGTCCCATTTGACAAAAGAATTTCTACTTCTGCAAGGAGTACGAACATGTATTGTTCTAGAATTACTTGTAAGATCCACGACCTTATGCATGATGTTGCAGAATCTGCTATGGGAAAAGAATGTGCTGCAATAACTACACGCCCGAGCCAAAGTGAGGGTGCTCTTCATTCAACTCGTCATTTGTATTTATCAGTCAATCGACCAGAAAATCATCTGAATGCTTCCCCAGAGAAAGGATCTCCAGCTTTCCAAACATTGATATGTGATGGATATGTAAAAGAAGATATGAAGATCTTATCAAAATACAACTCTATTAGAGCATTAAAGATCGATCGGGGCTCATTCCTAAGGCCGAAATATCTTCATCACCTGAGGTATCTTGATCTCTCAGGAAGTGATATTGAAGCACTTCCTGAAGACATCAGCATCCTGTATCATCTGCAAACACTCAACCTTTCTGATTGCCGTGTTCTTCAGCGACTTCCAAAGGAACTGAAGTATTTGACTTCCCTCCGTCACCTCTACACTCACAAATGTCCAAAGTTGAAAAGCATGCCCGCAGAGCTCGGACACCTCTCTTGCCTGCAGACACTCACATGCTTTGTTGTAGGTACTGACACCAGTTGCAGTAATGTGAGAGAGCTGCAGAATTTGGACCTTGGTGGTAGACTAGAGCTAAGACAGCTCGAAAATGTCGCAAGAGCAGATGTTGTAGAAGCAGCAGGACTTGGAAATAAGAAAAAACTGACCGAACTGGAGTTAGTATGGACTGATAATGACCAGCAGGCACAGAATAATAATCATAAAGAGGTGGTGCTAGGTCTCAAACCTCATGATGGGCTGAAGGCCCTAAGGATATATTCATGTGGGAGTAGTACTTTTCCATCATGGATGAATATGTTGAATGGCATGGTGGAGTTTACGTTATGTAGTTGCGAAAAGCTCGAGAAGCTTCCTGCACTCTGGCAGTTACCAGTTCTGGAAATTCTTCAGCTGGAAGAATTGCCGAGTTTACATTGTTTGTGCAGCGGTGGTACTACACCTGTCACATTTCCGAAACTGAGGGTGCTTACCTTGTTTAAGATGGAAAAATTTGAGGCATGGTGGGACACAGATGTGGTGCAAGGAGAAGAGCTGATATTTCCCAAGGTTGAGGAGCTGGATATCTTTTGGTGTGGAGGTTTGACTGCATTACCAAAAGCAGTGCCAGTGATTACGGAATCATCTGGCGGAGTTAACACTAAGTGCCGCTCCGCATTTCCAGAACTGAGAAAAATGATGTTAAATGATTTGAATATGTTTGACAGGTGGGAGGCAGTCGAAGGAAATCTAGGAGAAGGGGTAACATTTCCTCGGCTCGAGGAACTGTACATCAGCCATTGTGCAAGCCTCAGTGCACTACCAAAAGGGTCGTTATTGGTTAAACAATCATTTGGCGGAGCTGAAACTGTGTGCCCCCGCTCTGCATTTCCAGCACTAAGGAAACTAGACTTAGATGATTTGTCGGCCCTTGAGAGGTGGGGGGCAGCCGAAGGAACTCCGGGAGAAGAGGTAACATTTCCTGTGCTGGAGAAGTTGGGCATTGATGACTGCCCGAAGCTGACTGATCTACCTGAAGCGCCGAAGCTAAGTGAATTAGGCATACGAGGACGTGATCAACATATGTCCCTACAGGCAGCTAGCAGATACATTCCTTCACTGTCCATTCTGCGTCTGGACGTGTCACCCGATGACGCGGAAACAACATTGCTGCATGTCAAGCAGAAATGGAATCATAAACTCCCCTTGGCAACTATGTCGTTAGGTAGGTGCGACCTTCTGTTCTCATCCCACTCAATTTGGGCAAGTTTTGCACGGCTAGTAGATTTGACAATTTGGGATTGCGACGCTCTTGTCTACTGGCCAGAAAACGTGTTCCAGGTCCTGGTATCCCTGAGGGAGTTATCGATTGGGAGATGCAGCAAACTGACAGGACGCACACAAGCTTCTGGCGAGCAATCTGCTCCAGGACGGGATGGACTCCTGCCGCATCTGGAGTCTCTATTCATAAAAGATTGCGCATCTTTGGTAGAGGTCCCCAACCTGCCGGCATCTCTCAAGGGATTAGTGATTTACTGCTGCAGTGATAATGTCAAGTCCATCGTATTCGGTCAGCAGGAGGACACAAGGTTGGCGAGGGGAGAAGGTGTTGTACAGCTGGacacatcatcatcaattccagGGTCCAGCAGTCGTGAGGCCACAACGTCTACAGCTGTACTGAAGCTGTCATCAGCAGCCAACCATCGCTTCTTTCCATGCCTAGAATATCTGAACCTTGTGTACTGCCGTGGTTTGTCTGAGGTTGCCAATCTTCCTCCGTCTATCAAGACCTTGTTCATTGCTGACTGCGGCAATCTTCAATCCTTATCAGGACAGCTAGGTGACATCCAAAAATTAACTATTCACTCATGCAGTCTGTTGGAATCACTGGATTCTTGCTTAGGAGAGCTCCGGTCGCTGGAAGAACTCGAGCTTTATGATTGCAAAAGCCTGGTATCCTTACCGGATGGGCCTCAAGCATACTCATCCCTTAGATTTCTTGGGATTAAACATTGTGATGGTGTGAAGTCGCTCCCGCCGAGCCTACAGAGCCTCTTGGGTTGCCTCGAGCTGGGAATTCTAGATGCCCGTTATGAAG AACCGAAGACCCGGAAATGTGCAATGAGGAGCCTGGCGTGCTTGAAATAG